In the genome of Microbacterium paraoxydans, the window CGGGCGACACGGTCGAGGTCGAGATCTCCGGACTCGGCATCCTCCGCAACACCGCGCGCGACGCCGCTCCCACGTCATGATCGAGGTCGCCCTCACGGCGACGCAGCAGCAGGCGGTCCAGCGTCGCACCGTGCTCGTGCTGTCGCTGGGGCAGGTGCTCGGCGGCATCGCGTTCGGAGCCACCGTGTCGCTCGGTGCGCTGCTCGCCGCGGACATCTCCGGCAGCGACGCGCTCTCCGGACTCGCGACGGCGTCGGTGACCCTCGGGGCCGCGGTCTGCGCGATCCCGCTCGCCCGGATGGCCGCGCGGCTCGGACGGCGTCGTGCACTCACCCTCGGCAACCTCTTCGCCCTCATCGGCATCGCCGTGGTGATCCTCGCAGCATCCGTGCGCGTCTTCCCGCTCCTGCTCGTTGGCATCCTGCTGATCGGTGCGGGGAACGCGGGCAACCTGCAGTCCCGGTTCGCGGCCACGGACCTCGCGGCCCCGCAGCATCGTGGGCGCGACCTCTCGATCGTCGTGTGGTCCACGACGATCGGCGGCGTGGCGGGGCCGCTGCTGCTCGGTCCGGGGGAGATCGTCGGCCAGGCGATCGGCATGCCGCCGCAGACCGGCTCGTACGTCTTCTCGTTCGTCGCGCAGTGCGCGGCGCTCGCGCTCTATCTCGTCGCCCTCCGACCCGATCCGCTGCTCGCCGCGCAGCGACTCGCGCAGGCGGCGGCCGCCGCGACGAGCGCCGCCGTGGCGGACCGCCCGCGCGTGGCCCGCTACGCGATCTTCGCGATCGCGGGGTCGCACGTGGTGATGGCGTCGGTCATGGCGATGACCCCCGTGCATCTGTCCCACATGGCGCACGGCGCCCACGGTGCGGCGGCGACCCCGGCTGACGTCTCAGCGCTCGTCGGGATCACCATCGCGCTGCACGTCGGCGGCATGTACGCGCTCTCTCCGGTGTTCGGCGTGCTGGCCGACCGCTGGGGGCGGCTGCGCGTGGTGCTGCTCGGGCAGGCTCTGCTCGGCGGCGCCCTCGCCTTCGCCGTCTTCACAGGCACCGAGGCGTGGGGTGTCATGGTGGCGCTCATCCTCCTCGGCCTCGGGTGGAGCGCCGCCACGGTCGCCGGCGCCGCCCTGCTCACCGAGGCCTCGGCCCCCGACGTCCGCACGCGGCGGCAGGGACGCAGCGACTCGCTGATGAGCCTGTCGGCCGCCGCCGGCTCCGTCCTCGCCGGCATTGTGCTGTCGAACTTCCAGTACGCCGGGCTCGGCATCGCGGCCTCCGTGCTCGTCCTCGCGATCGTCGCGCTGTCACCGCTCGCCCGGAGCAGCGCGCGGTGAAGGCCTGGGGTGGCGTCGGGGAGGCCTATGCCGCCTCGTACGCGGCCTTGTGCGCGGGGACTTTCGACGTCCTCGCCGCCGCCCTCGGACCGGCGGAGGGTCGCAGCCTCCTCGACGTCGGGGCGGGGGAGGGTGGCCTCGCGGTCCGCTTCGCCGGCCTGGGGTGGGACGTCACGGCCTGCGAGCCGGAGCCGACCATGCGCGCCGTCGCCCGCCGGCGGCACCCGACGCTGCGCATCATCGACGGCGGCCTGCCGACGCTGCCGTTCGCCGACCGCGCCGTCGACGCCGTCGTGGCGAACTTCGTGTTGAACCACGTCTCCTCCCCGCGGACCGCCGCCCGCGAGCTGCGTCGGATCGTGCGGGGACAGGTCGCCGCGACGACCTGGACCCGTTCGCCGTCGTGGTTCTGGGCCGAGGTCGTCGAACGCGCGGGGCTGCGGCCCTCTGCGGGGGAGAGGCTTCCGGCGGAGGAGGACTTCGATCGCACCGCGGACGGCTTCGCGGCCATGCTCGTCGACGCCGGACTCCCGGAGGTGTCGGTCGGCGAGCACACCTGGACCTGGCACGCCGACCCGGACGCCCTGTGGGTCTCGGTCGAGGGCGGTGTGGCCGGCGCCGGGGCGCAGTATGCGGGGCTCTCCTCTGCCGAGCGATCCCGGTTCCGTGCCGGGTTCGAGGAGACGGTCGCCGCGCATCGGGTGGGTGCGGTGCTCCCGCTGGAGCACCGCGCGGCCGTGGCGGTCTCGCGCCGGGGCTGACCGGCCCGCACCCGTAGAATCGAAGGGCTATGGCTACTCCGCATCCCCTCACCACGACCGCCAGCGGCGCCGACGTCCGCGTCCGCTTCTGCCCCTCTCCGACGGGGCTGCCGCACGTCGGCATGGTCCGCACGGCTCTGTACAACTGGGCGTATGCCCGTCACAACGGCGGGAAGATGGTGTTCCGCATCGAGGACACCGACGCCGCACGCGACAGCGAGGAGAGCTTCCGCCAGCTCGTGGACGCGCTCACGTGGCTGAAGATCGACTGGGATGAGGGCGTCGAGGTCGGCGGCCCGCACGCCCCGTACCGCCAGTCCGAGCGGCACGACATCTACCGCGAGGTCATCGACAAGCTGCTCGCGACAGGCGCGCTCTACGAGAGCTACTCGACGGCCGAGGAGATCGACGCCCGCAACGAGGCCAACGGCCGCGCGAAGCAGCTCGGCTACGACAACTTCGACCGTGACCTCACCGATGAGCAGAAGGCCGCCTTCCGCGCCGAGGGCCGGCAGCCCGCCCTCCGCCTGCGGGTGCCGGATGAGGACCTCACGTACGTCGACCTGATCCGCGGCGAGGTCACGTTCCCCGCGGGGTCCTTCCCGGACTTCGTCGTCGTGCGCCCCAACGGTGTGCCGTTGTACACCTTCGTGAACCCCGTCGACGACGCGCTGATGGGCATCACCCATGTGCTCCGCGGCGAAGACCTCATGCCGTCCACCGCGCGGCAGCTCTCGCTCTACGCCGCTCTCATCGACGCGGGTGTGACGACGTTCGTGCCACGGTTCGCCCACATGCCGCTCGTGCTGGGGGAGACCGGCAACAAGAAGCTCTCCAAGCGCGACCCGCAGGCCGATCTGTTCCTGCACCGGGAGCGCGGCTTCATCCACGAGGGCCTCCTGAACTACCTCGCGCTGCTGGGCTGGTCGATCGGCCCGGACCGCGACGTCTTCTCGCTCGACGAGTTCATCGCCGCGTTCGACATCGAGAACGTGAACCCCAACCCGGCCCGCTTCGACCAGAAGAAGGCCGAGTCGATCAACGGCGACCACATCCGCATGCTCGACGTGAAGGACTTCGCCGAGCGCACGGTGCCGTACCTCGCCGCGGCCGGCCTGTTCGACGAGCCGACCCACGAGCAGCTCGTCCTCGCCTTCCGCGCGGCGCCGCTGGTGCAGGAGCGCGTGCAGCTGCTGGGCGAGGTCCCGGGCATGCTCGGCTTCCTGTTCCGCGACGAGGTGTCGTACGACGCGGATGCGCTCAAGGGGCTCCCGGCCAACGCGGCCGAGGTGCTGGACGCCTGCGTCACCGCCCTGGAGCCGGTCACGGACTTCACCCCGGAGAAAATCCAGGAGGTGCTGTCGACGGCGCTCGTGGAGAACCTCGAGCTCAAGCCGCGTGTGGCCTACGGGCCGCCGCGTGTGGCCATCACCGGCCGCCGCGTCTCCCCGCCCCTGTTCGAGTCGATGGAGCTGCTGGGCAAGGACGAGTCGCTGCGCCGCTTGCGCGCGCTCTCGGCGTTCCTCGCGAACTGATGCGCGACGCGCCCGAGCGGCGACACGGCACCGGTGGTTTTGGTGATCGGTCGCCGCTCGGGTAAGCTTGACTCTCGGTGCGAGGCTCCGGTTTCGCCCTTGGGGTATGGTGTAATTGGCAACACGGCTGATTCTGGTTCAGTTGTTCTTGGTTCGAGTCCAGGTACCCCAGCCAACAGACAAGCCCGGAACTCCGCAGCAAAACGGAGGATCCGGGCTTCTGTTGTTTCCGGCGTCGGCGTTGCATCCCCGGTAGATCCCCGGTAGCCGCGCGGGTCGGAGTGCGTACTTCTGCCAGAATGTGCGGGTGGACATTCTCAGCTTCTTGGCTACGTACGCCATACCGCTCTTCGCGATTGGCTCCGCGCTATGCGGTGCGTTCGTCGGAGGCTTGATCGGTCGGAGCAACGATAAGCAGAAGCGAATTGCAGAGTTGAAGCGTGAGGTGTTGCTTGAGTCCCTCGATAACGCATATGAGTTTGAGGACGCCATGCGCGACTTCACGACGAATGCGTCGCTGGGCGGCTCGGATCCCGAGGCTGATGCGGCTGGAGCAGCTGCACTGGAAAGGGCTCTGGAACTGAACAAGGAGATGCGCCGACTCCGGGGGCGCGTCGCTGTCGTCGGATCCCAAGCGATTGTTGACTCCTTTGGTGCATTTCAGACTGCAACCGACACCTTCATGGATGAGTGTGCAAGGCAGATCAATACGGATGGGATCTTCCGCGGTGAAGAGGCACAGAAGTTCCATAAGGAGTATGCCCAGGCTTTGGACAAGTACGTCAATCGGACGCGACGCGAACTCGGAATTCGCCGCTCGGTGAACGCGAAGAACGAACGCCGCACGGATGCTGTGCAGGTTGAGGCTTTGTCTCAGGCCCAGTGATCCCCGGAGGGCGGTCAGCCGATGCGCGCCAGAGCGGGACGGCTGGCCAAGGCTGCTAGGCGGTCCATGTCGTCGGTCAGGTCGTCGTTGAACAGGTGCAGGTAATGCTTGTACATCGTGGTGATGTCGGCGTGCCCCATGAACTTGGCGACGCGCTCGATAGGTAGACCGGCGCTCGCGCACGGCTTGGGTTTAACCGCCGCGCGCTGTTCGGCCAGCCACGCCTCCACGTCCATCGTGGTGAGCTGCGAGATGCGCCGGTTCCCGAAGGTCGGATAGATGTGCAGCTCATACGTGGCCGCGTTGTCGCGCCGTTGCTCATGCTTGCAACCTCGGGGGAGTAGCTCATAGTGAAGCGTCCTATGCCGAGACTCACTACCCGCGACTACCTCACGCTCCGCCACTTCCTCATCGAGCTGTGGAGTGAGAGCGATGGTCAAGCATTCGGGGCCCTCCCTGGATCCGCGCAGCGCGACCTCCACGACTACTTCGCTCCCACGGTTCCGATAACCGATCGCGACGCACTCGCCCACCGCAAGCAGATGACCAAGGTCTTCCCTTCTCTGCCTCAGGAGGACGGTCGACACTTCGAAGCCCTCCGCGCCAGTCTCGAGGGGCGTCCGAACCAGATGGTCGACCGCCATCGTGCCAAGATCACCCGCGCGTTCAAGGTCGGTGGCAGGACGCGCACGATCCGCATCGCCGCCGATCACGTCCACAGATCGATACTCATTACCTCGCCAAGGCGCTGCTCCAGCTCGTCAAAGAGGACGACGGCACGGTCATGAGGAAGGCGCGCCGTAGGGAAGCCCGGCAGGAGCGGCGGCGACGATAGCGTCTTGACTAAGGTCGGCAAGATCTTCATAATCGGGGCATATATGACTACTACGGTATGTAAGACGGGGGCAACAGGAAGTGCCTGATAAGGGCCCGTTTTCTGTTGACCCGCAGCAGGTCGAAGGGCTCGAAGGCTCGGCCTTCGCGGATCTAGTGGGACGCCTGCTCGAAGCCGGGTTGGCGAGTGCCGGACTTGCGGGTGCTGCCCTCACACAGACGTACCGTACGAACGCACCTGACAGAGGTGTCGATGCAGGGCTCGCCTCTGATCTCGCTACTGTCTGGGTTCCTCAAGGACAATCAGCGTGGCAGTTCAAGGCTGGCGATCTCGCACCAGCCGCATGCAAGACAGAACTCCTTGAGGCAACCGCAGCCCTTGAGATCCTGACGAGTGGCGGCTCCTACCGGTTAGCCCTCGGACGGTCGCTGACTCCTGTCCAGATATCTAGACGAAAGTCGGCGCTGGAGGCGGCTGCTCGTTCGGTTGGCATCGCCGTCAACCCCGGAACTATCGAAGTGTTGAACGCCGATCATCTTGCCCGATGGGCGGAGGTCTACCCAGCGGTTGCGATCAGCCCGTTGATTCGCGGTATCGGCATTATCGGCCAGACCTTTGATGAGTGGTCGGCATCGGTCAGTCATAAGACGACTTGGGTTGCGTCTGACGCACGCGAAAAGCAGATCGAAAGCTTGCGGGAAGCCATACAGTCCGGTGACGAGTCCGGCGTACATGTCGAGGGCGTAAGCGGACTCGGAAAGACCCGACTAGTCATGGAGGCGCTCCGAGGCCAACCCAATCAGGCCCTTGTGATCTATGTGCCGAGCGAAGACCAGTTCACTCCGGCCGTCTTGAGTCAACTTCAGACGCAGGGGCGCTCAGCCGTGATTGTGATCGATGAGTGCGATGCAAAGCGTCATGACATCTTTGCCGCGATGCTCCAGACGGGTACGAAGATCCGACTCGTCACCGTTAGCGAACCGTCTCAGCGTGCGGCCCGAGCGGCGACGCTCCAAATCACGGCTTTCGAGGACGCGCCGCTCACTGAGCTCTTGCAGAAGAACGTACCGACACTCTGGCCGGAAGCGACCCGGGTCATTGTCGAAGTGTCTGCGGGGAACATCGACTACGCACTGAAGTGTGCGAAGGCACTCGTTGCCCAACGCCCTGGCACCGCGCGCCAACTGATCGACCCCAACGACATCCGCCAGTTCATTGTCGATGAACTTCCTGGAGGGACACTTTTTTTAGCATCATCCGCCCTCGCCCTTTTCAGCCGAATCGGCTTCGACGCTGAACTCGCGTCGGAACTCTCAATACTGAGCGAGGGGCTCGGCGTACCTGAGTCCGATCTTCGGGCCGCGGCAGCGGACCTCGCCTCACACGGCTTACTCACGACACAGGGACGCTATCGAAGTGTCGGCCCCAACCCCGTCGCAATTTACCTTGCCTCAAACGGGTGGACAGAGTTTGGATCACGCATCGTAATTGACCTCCTACCCAAACTCTCCGAAGACCTCACTGAACGCCTCTTCCGACGCGCTGCCGAGATTGGCGATTCCACATTGCCTCGCGCAGTCATCGATCAAATGCTTGGTGCCGATGGTCCACTCAGCTCACTTGAAGCCGTAGCAACAGACCGCCGCGGGAATCTGCTGGATCACCTCGCGATTCTCTCGCCTGAGAGGGTGTCGGGTCGGATTGCTGAGCTACTCGCGGAAACGGAAGATGACGACCTGCGCAAGGCTGAGGGCGCACGACGGCCACTGGTGTGGGCACTGCAGAAGCTTGCATGGCATACCTCAACCTTCACTGAAGCAGCCGATTCCCTTCTACGACTTGCTCTCGTAGAAAATGAACCCTTCTCCAACAACTCGACAGGTGTCTGGGTGGACCTGTTCGGAACGATGCTGCCGTCAACAGCTGCGTCTCCGGCCGAACGCCTCGCCTATCTGCAATCGAAGGCCGCGAAAGGTCGTTCAGAAATCCGTGCGCTCGTAGTTAAGGCCGCGCATCGGGCGCTTGATTCCCACGAGCACACGACGGTGTCAGGAGAGCTTCAAGGTGGAGTCGTGGTTGAACCTCGCGGTGCGCCCAAGACTTGGGGCGAGTCTTGGGAGTACCGCAACGCCATCATCGACATCCTCGGTTCTCTCAGCGGCGATTCGGACGCATACGTTGCAGCGTCCGCCGTTGAGGCGCTCACGGACGCTATTCACGCTTCCCTCGGTCAGCCCGTGCTTCGAGACCATCTGGCGTCGACCCTTGCAAGCCTTCCTCCCGAGCAGCTCCAAGACGCTCGTGCGAAACTTGCAGACCTTGCGTCGCTGTACGACCGCACTGGTGACGAGAAGCATTTTGCCGAAGACATCGACGCCATCCTTGCTGCCCTGCCCGCTGGCACTCTTGACGACCAACTCTGGGTGTTCGCGCACGCATCGCCATGGGACAGGCGCAACGGCGACATCGAAACTGACTTCATCAACGCCCTGGAGGGGACGGAATCCGAGTCCGCCACGGCCAAGCTTCTCGCACTGCTCGTGAAAGAGGTACCCACCGACTTCGTTATCGGGAGGGTGCTTGCAAAGCGTGGTGCAAATATCGCCGCCACCGCACCTACGCTGCTCGCGCAGTTGTCGGGCCCCAACGCTCGCGCATTGGTAGGGTTCCTCGTTGGTCTGGAGGAGGCAACTCCTGGCACTTACGACGAGTACGTTGACCAGCTAAACGCCGATCCGATCACGAAGCTTCGTCTCACCACGCAAGGTCCACGCACTTTGCGCGCTGAAGCACGAGCAGCAGAGCTTCTTCCAGAAATCTCTGTCGCAGAAGGCGCTCGCGCAGTCTTCTACTGGCTGCGTGAGACCAGCGACGACGACCTACTTCGCCTCTACATCAATGACTGGAGGACCCGCGTCGAATCGGAGGATGACTATCGCGCACTCGTGGACTTCCTTGCGTTCGAGCTACATGATCGACCGGAAATCTCACCAGAGCTTCAGGCTGCGATCGAAGAGATCGTCGAGCTTCGGCCTCGGTTCCCAGTGCTCGGTCAACAAGAGTACGACTGGTCTCAGCTCGCAGAACGACAGCTCGAGAAGGACCCGGCCAGGATCGTTCGGATTCTCGTTGAGCTCGTCGAGCAAGACGCGATCAGTATGTACTCCGGCTCTCAAGAGAAGGGACTCTTCGGCCGAGCCCTGAAGCTCGCAGGAAAAGAAGTCTGGATCGAACTCCTTGACCGGCTTGCGAAGCGTGAGTCGTGGAAGCTGGCATTCTCTACGCGAGGTTGGGTTGCCGACATCATCGATCTTGATGTGATCGAAAGCTGGGTTGGCGACTCGATAGATCGCGCCAAGACCGTGGCCTCGGTTGCTTCTGTGGGTTCAGACGAACTAAGTCCGGTCGCGTCTTTCCTTTTGAGTCGCTTCGGAGATGAGCGAGGGGTAACGTCTCCGC includes:
- a CDS encoding MFS transporter; amino-acid sequence: MIEVALTATQQQAVQRRTVLVLSLGQVLGGIAFGATVSLGALLAADISGSDALSGLATASVTLGAAVCAIPLARMAARLGRRRALTLGNLFALIGIAVVILAASVRVFPLLLVGILLIGAGNAGNLQSRFAATDLAAPQHRGRDLSIVVWSTTIGGVAGPLLLGPGEIVGQAIGMPPQTGSYVFSFVAQCAALALYLVALRPDPLLAAQRLAQAAAAATSAAVADRPRVARYAIFAIAGSHVVMASVMAMTPVHLSHMAHGAHGAAATPADVSALVGITIALHVGGMYALSPVFGVLADRWGRLRVVLLGQALLGGALAFAVFTGTEAWGVMVALILLGLGWSAATVAGAALLTEASAPDVRTRRQGRSDSLMSLSAAAGSVLAGIVLSNFQYAGLGIAASVLVLAIVALSPLARSSAR
- a CDS encoding class I SAM-dependent methyltransferase, which codes for MKAWGGVGEAYAASYAALCAGTFDVLAAALGPAEGRSLLDVGAGEGGLAVRFAGLGWDVTACEPEPTMRAVARRRHPTLRIIDGGLPTLPFADRAVDAVVANFVLNHVSSPRTAARELRRIVRGQVAATTWTRSPSWFWAEVVERAGLRPSAGERLPAEEDFDRTADGFAAMLVDAGLPEVSVGEHTWTWHADPDALWVSVEGGVAGAGAQYAGLSSAERSRFRAGFEETVAAHRVGAVLPLEHRAAVAVSRRG
- the gltX gene encoding glutamate--tRNA ligase gives rise to the protein MATPHPLTTTASGADVRVRFCPSPTGLPHVGMVRTALYNWAYARHNGGKMVFRIEDTDAARDSEESFRQLVDALTWLKIDWDEGVEVGGPHAPYRQSERHDIYREVIDKLLATGALYESYSTAEEIDARNEANGRAKQLGYDNFDRDLTDEQKAAFRAEGRQPALRLRVPDEDLTYVDLIRGEVTFPAGSFPDFVVVRPNGVPLYTFVNPVDDALMGITHVLRGEDLMPSTARQLSLYAALIDAGVTTFVPRFAHMPLVLGETGNKKLSKRDPQADLFLHRERGFIHEGLLNYLALLGWSIGPDRDVFSLDEFIAAFDIENVNPNPARFDQKKAESINGDHIRMLDVKDFAERTVPYLAAAGLFDEPTHEQLVLAFRAAPLVQERVQLLGEVPGMLGFLFRDEVSYDADALKGLPANAAEVLDACVTALEPVTDFTPEKIQEVLSTALVENLELKPRVAYGPPRVAITGRRVSPPLFESMELLGKDESLRRLRALSAFLAN